In one window of Episyrphus balteatus chromosome 3, idEpiBalt1.1, whole genome shotgun sequence DNA:
- the LOC129915452 gene encoding dnaJ homolog subfamily C member 13-like, whose amino-acid sequence MCSSTNSSARHKNSTTISFHHQNAQPQPCAFRKIKIKKNYTKTTTHGFGKYSGDQFQTSMTEFTVRNFPPRHPERVKRILCLVEATIPECDPQTCSVCTLRPLVDVFALIQTTFNNILCRV is encoded by the exons ATGTGTAGTagcacaaattcttcggcacgccacaaaaattccaccaccatttctttccatcatcaaaatgcacaacctcagccttgtgcattcagaaaaattaaaataaaaaaaaattatacaaaaaccaCCACCCATGGATTTGGAAAATATAG tggagatcaattccagacatcaatGACTGAGTTTACAGTTCGAAATTTTCCTCCACGCCATCCAGAACGAGTGAAACGAATCTTATGTTTAGTAGAGGCTACAATACCTGAGTGTGATCCACAGACTTGTAGT gtcTGCACCCTCCGACCACTTGTTGATGTGTTCGCTCTAATCCAAACAACATTCAACAATATTCTATGTCGAGTATAA
- the LOC129913696 gene encoding ras GTPase-activating protein-binding protein 2, translating into MVMEEQQPSPQSVGREFVRQYYTLLNKAPSHLHRFYNNNSSFIHGESTLVVGQKNIHNRIQQLNFRDCHAKISQVDAQATLGNGVVVQVTGELSNDGQPMRRFTQTFVLAAQSPKKYYVHNDIFRYQDMYSDEENDGESRSENDEEHEIDPQQQQQPQVVPTNNLSGVTDTNVIQQVQPQQQQPTQQQQVVVPQPQAQQQAIYYSMPQTVVAGAPRAVPVIAAQAVPIAQFPAPTAAQQTQLNGGIVHEDLLATTMQQQTVQQQQPVQLPMQQMVPPVQANVAPAVVSVVSPQVIPQQPTQVAVVAAGAIPQVVAQIPSMPSAAVEQSPPLPVMGQTMPVISQVSSGPATNVQPADSGIMTANANTSGGSASQKDDDMGNYSDHASSQEYIDEPQMAPEKYEAPKNNEPKTYANLLKSANINPSSPGSGYVPLPPVNQNHMNMNQQSQQQSSLSSSSSVYKSESRMIDNNIQTGSSGPAPLPQRTNSTRINKDFEQRRPGGNTNTQQFSDSNQLFLGNVPHHATEDELKQLFNRFGAVMDLRIHSKPGPKVPGIRNPQNYGFITYQDSQSVENCLSHCPLFYPENSPDGQKLNVEEKKPRLRNPNDLPPRQSNNMSGNNGGNGNNMGNSQRPNMGPNRSLSNSGGMMRGNPGNNSLSRGTSGGPRMGGFNRNDSRGPPGSGSQSRGGNGNSGSNTGGGGQSYNRR; encoded by the exons ATGGTAATGGAGGAACAACAACCGTCACCACAATCAGTAGGACGAGAATTCGTCCGACAATACTACACCCTGTTGAACAAGGCACCAAGTCATTTGCATCgcttttacaacaacaattccAGCTTCATTCATGGTGAATCGACCTTAGTCGTTGGACAAAAGAACATCCACAATCGCATCCAGCAGCTAAACTTTCGCGATTGTCATGCGAAGATAAGTCAAGTCGATGCTCAGGCTACTTTGGGTAATGGTGTAGTGGTTCAAGTCACTGGTGAACTGTCTAACGATGGCCAGCCCATGAGACGCTTCACCCAAACCTTTGTTTTGGCTGCGCAGTCACCCAAAAAGTACTACGTGCACAATGACATCTTCCGCTACCAGGACATGTACTCGGATGAAGAGAATGATGGTGAAAGTCGATCTGAAAACGATGAAGAGCATGAGATCGACccgcagcagcaacagcagcccCAAGTGGTACCCACTAACAACTTGAGCGGTGTCACTGATACCAATGTTATCCAGCAGGTGCAGCCTCAGCAGCAGCAACCAACTCAGCAGCAACAAGTTGTAGTGCCCCAGCCTCAAGCTCAACAACAGGCAATCTACTACTCGATGCCGCAAACTGTTGTTGCAGGTGCTCCACGTGCTGTACCAGTAATTGCAGCCCAAGCTGTTCCAATTGCTCAATTCCCTGCTCCAACTGCTGCTCAGCAAACCCAACTCAATGGCGGAATTGTCCATGAAGATCTATTGGCAACAACTATGCAACAACAGACGGTTCAGCAACAACAACCTGTGCAACTTCCAATGCAGCAGATGGTCCCTCCTGTGCAAGCTAATGTAGCTCCTGCTGTTGTATCAGTTGTTTCACCACAGGTGATCCCACAGCAACCCACTCAGGTTGCAGTTGTTGCTGCTGGTGCCATTCCTCAAGTTGTGGCTCAAATCCCAAGTATGCCATCTGCAGCAGTTGAGCAGTCTCCACCATTGCCGGTAATGGGTCAGACAATGCCTGTTATTTCTCAAGTGTCTAGCGGACCTGCAACTAATGTTCAACCAGCTGACTCGGGTATAATGACTGCAAATGCTAATACAAGTGGTGGCAGTGCTAGCCAAAAAGACGATGACATGGGCAATTACAGTGATCATGCTAGTAGTCAGGAATACATCGATGAACCACAAATGGCTCCAGAGAAATATGAGG cacCTAAAAACAATGAACCCAAAACCTATGCCAATCTTCTCAAGTCTGCGAATATAAATCCATCTTCCCCTGGCAGTGGATATGTACCACTTCCCCCAGTTAACCAAAATCACATGAACATGAATCAGCAATCGCAGCAACAGTCTTCTTTGTCTTCGTCGTCGTCTGTGTATAAGAGTGAGTCACGAATGATTGATAATAATATCCAAACTGGTAGTAGTGGACCAGCACCATTGCCACAAAGGACAAATTCAACGAGGATAAATAAAG aTTTTGAGCAAAGACGCCCCGGTGGCAATACAAACACTCAACAATTCAGTGACAGCAATCAACTTTTCTTAGGCAATGTACCCCATCATGCTACAGAAGATGAATTGAAGCAATTGTTTAATCGTTTCGGCGCTGTTATGGATTTGAGAATTCATTCGAAACCAGGCCCAAAAGTTCCAGGAATTCGTAATCCACAAAATTATGGTTTCATTACATACCAGGACTCCCAATCTGTTGAAAACTGCTTGTCTCATTGC CCGCTTTTCTATCCAGAAAACTCCCCTGACGGTCAAAAACTCAATGTTGAAGAAAAGAAACCCCGTTTGCGAAACCCCAATGACTTGCCCCCACGCCAATCAAACAACATGTCTGGCAACAATGGCGGTAACGGCAACAACATGGGCAACTCGCAGCGACCCAACATGGGCCCAAATCGTTCGCTCTCTAATTCTGGTGGTATGATGCGTGGCAATCCCGGCAACAATAGTTTATCTCGTGGCACAAGTGGTGGGCCACGTATGGGAGGCTTCAATCGCAACGATAGCCGAGGGCCACCTGGAAGTGGATCCCAGTCACGCGGTGGTAATGGAAACTCCGGCTCCAACACTGGAGGTGGTGGCCAAAGTTACAACCGACGCTAA